The nucleotide window CGCCGTTCGCGACCGCCTCCGGTCGGTCGACGATCCGGAACTCGGCGACGATATCGTGTCGCTCGGACTGGTCAACGACATCACCGTCGACGGCGATGAGGTCGCTATCGACCTCGCACTGGGTGCGCCCTACTCGCCGACGGAGAGTTCGATCGCCGCCGAGATTCGCGAACTGCTCATAGAGGACGGTCTCGAGCCGGAGCTCTCGGCGAGCATTCCGGACCGAGACGACCTCGCGAGCGAAGAACAGGTGTTGCCGAACGTCAAGAACGTCATCGCCGTCTCCTCCGGGAAGGGTGGAGTCGGCAAATCGACTGTCGCGGTCAACCTCGCCGCCGGGCTCTCGCAGCTCGGGGCCCGCGTCGGCCTGTTCGACGCCGACGTCTACGGCCCGAACGTGCCGCGGATGGTCGACGCCGACGAGCCGCCGATGGCGACCGAAGATGAAACCCTCGTCCCACCCGAGAAGTACGGCGTGAAGCTGATGAGCATGGCCTTCCTGACTGGCAAGGACGATCCCGTCATCTGGCGCGGTCCGATGGTCCACAAGGTCATCACACAACTTACCGAGGACGTCGAGTGGGGGCATCTCGATTACCTCATCGTCGACCTGCCGCCGGGCACGGGCGACACGCAGCTGACGATGCTCCAGACGATGCCCGTCACAGGAGCTGTCATCGTCACGACGCCCCAAGACGTCGCCCTAGACGACGCCCGAAAGGGGCTCGAGATGTTCGCGGAACACGACACGATCGTCCTCGGTATCGCCGAGAACATGTCGACGTTCGCCTGTCCCGACTGTGGCGGCGAACACGACATCTTCGATTCCGGCGGCGGCAAGACGTTCGCCGACGAACACGAGATGCCGTTTCTCGGTTCGATCCCGCTCGATCCCATCGTCCGCGAGGGCGGCGACGGCGGCGAACCGACGGTCCTGCGAGACGACAACGACACCGCCGACGCATTTCGGACGCTCACCCAAAACGTCGCGAACAACACGGGAATCGTCCACCGACGCAACGTCTCTCAGACGAGACGCAACGAAGCCGTCTCGAGCGACCGATAGGACACCTCCACTCGAACCCGATTACGTGCCGACAGCCGACCGCTCCGGTCACACGCCGGCAGCCGCGTCATTTTTGCGAGCGCGCTGCCACACTCCAGTGTGGACGCATATCAACGCTCTCGAGCGAACCCCTACGGCATGGACGAGGCGTGTCGGAACTGCCCGGCACTCTGTGAGACCCGCACACAGGTCGTCCACGGCTACGGCGATGTCGGTGCCGACTTCCTGTTCGTCGGCGAGCGCCCGACCGAAAGCGCGGACGAAGTCGGCGTGCCGTTTGCGGCCGCCCTCGGTAGCGAGACGGCAGCCGATCGTGACGAGTCGGGAACGACCCTTCGGCGACTCCTCGAGCGACTCGGCCTCTGTGATTCGACCTCGCCGATCGACCAGCCCGTCCTCGAGAACGCCTACCTGACGAACCTCACGCGCTGTCGCGACCCCGACCGCAAGCCGACCGACGAGGAGATCGGGAACTGCGAGCCCTTTCTCAACGCCGAAATCCGCTCGATCAACCCTCACATTCTCATTCCCGTCGGCGAGCGCGCTCTCGCCGAACTCGGCGACGAGTATACGACGACCCCGGCCGAAGAGCTCTCGCTGCCGGCCGATCACGGGCGGCGAATCCGTGGCCGCGGGTTCGAACTCGTTCCCATGATCGACCCGCGCGAGCAGTCCACCGAGCAGACCCAGGCGTGGCTCGAGGCGTTCGTCGAACTGATGGCCTCGGATTATCGCCAAACGAAAGGACAGCGGGATCGATAACGGCCGACGCGGCCATCCAACGGCCGATCGTCAGCGAGCGTCACTACCAGTACGGGCCTTCGCGCCATCGCTTGGATCGCGCACCAAGCACGATTAGCAGTCCGACGACGACGGCCGTCACTGCTAACACACCGAGCGTCGAGGTCGCGTATTCGCCAGCCGACTCGAGCACGACGCCGTCGACGAAACTCCAGCTTCCGAGTACCACCAGTCCGACGACGACCAGCGTGCCGAGCAGGCCGACGGAACCAGGGATCGATCGCGTTACTGATTGCTCGTCCATAGCCGACTGCAGACACCCCACTACCATAATTCGTCCGGCGTCCGTCGCTCGATCGACGGGACCGTCCCCGGAAGCGCCGCGTTCAAGGAGTACGCAGACGGAGTGTCGTGTATGATCGTCGTCGTTCCGGTCGATCCCCCTCGAGCCGGACTCGTGTTGTCGTCGCTCGTCGACCGAACACCCCTGACCGACGCCGAAGCGGTTACGCTCTACGAGGCGTCGGTCAGCGACGTCTGTCGAGCCGTCGACGCGAGCGGCGGCGACCTGCTGGTCAACTACCGTGACGAGACGACCCTCCCCGAGGCGTTCGCCGACGGGGACGCCGAAGCCGAAATCCGGACGCTCGTCGCCGACGCACTCGGCGACCTCGAGACGCCCGACGACGACGGCCCACACGGCAACGAGCGCGTCCGGTTCGAACGCCAGGTCGGCTCGACTCACAGCGCCCGCATCGGCAACACCGTTACCCACCTCCTCGAGCGCGAAGACGCGAGCAGCGTGGGCGTCCTCGAGCCGACGGCCGCGCTGGTCGGCCGAACGCAGATCGACGGCGCGGCGATGTCGCTTCGCCGCCACGACGTCGTCCTCGGCCCCGCTGCGGACGGACGGGTGTATTTCGCCGGCTTCGGCGAGCCAATCGACTTCACCGACGCCTACGCCGGGCCAGAACTGCCCACGCTGGCGACCCGCGCTGAGAAGGCCGGTCTCGGGATCGGGTTCGCCCCGATGCACCCAACCATCGCGACACCGGCTGGCCTGCGATCGACACTCGGACTCCTCGAGGCCCGGCGAGTCGCCGGCACGCCGGGTGCTGTTGCCACGGCTGCCGTCGTCGACGAGCTTGGTCTGACGATTGGCGACGACGGCTCGCTCGAGCGAGCGTAACCGACAACCCTTTTTGACCGGACGGAAAAGAGGGCAGTGAGGTGGGGTGGCAGAGCGGCCTAACGCGCCTGCCTTGAGAGCAGGTGGCTGTCAAGCCTCATGGGTTCAAATCCCATCCCCACCGTTTTTCGCGAACAACTGTGACGAGCGTAGCGAGGAGCACGTGAGCGGAAAACGACACGTTGGGATTTGAATTAGGGAAGTCGCAGCCCGGGAAGCGAACGAAGTGAGCGACCCGGAACGTCTTCACGTGGTTCAAATCCCATCCCCACCGTTTCGATAACAATCCTGCCTCAAGCAGCGAGACATCGTCGCATCGCTATCGACTCGAGACAGCACGAAACAGACGACTCGAGAAGGAAGCCGTCGGACCGCGGTTACTGATAGGAGAGTTCGAGGGTGCGAGCGCGCTCGAGTAAGTCCGCGTCGTAGTACTCTTCAGTCTGCTCGGGGCGAGTGTCGTCGATCGCACGGACCTGCAGGATCGTGTTGCGGAAGACCTTGAACGTGGCCTCGTCGACCATCTGTCCGTCGAGGGTGACCGCGCCGGTCCCCTCCGCTTTGGCCTCGTTGAAGCGCTCGATCTTGCTCACGTCGCGCTCGAGTTCCTCGGCCGTCGGCATGTGGATCGTGTTCGCCTGAATCGTCTGTTTGGGATACAGCGACCACGAGCCGTCGAGGCCGAGGTGGGCTTCGTGTTCGACCTGATCAGCGTAGGCGTCGGCGTTGTAGTAGGTCAGACCGGCGCGCTCTTTGAACAGGTCGTCGAACGGGCCACCGATCGAGAGCAGGTCGCCGGCGCTGGCTTCGTTCGACAGTTCCTCTAACAGCGCGTCCCAGCGTGGGCGACCGTCGCCGAGGTCTCGAGCACCGAGTTCGGCGGCGTAGTCGACGGGCCCGAAGACGAGTGCGGTGAGTCGGGATTCCTCGCCGAACTTCGAGATTTCGTGGAGATCCGAGCGAGCACGACCGGTCTCGATGATGATCGAGAGCTTGATCGAGCCGTCGGCGTAGCCGTGTTCGGCCTCGGCCTCGGCGACGGCCTCGGCGGCGCGTTTGACGTCATCGATGCGACCGACCTTGGGGACGACGACGCCGTCAATCTCGTCGCCGATCTCGCCGACGAGCTGGTCGATCTGTTCGCGACCGCGATTTCGGAACGACTCGTCTTCGTAGCTCCACTCGACACGGGGCCAGATCTCGCCGGCGAAGTCGTACTCGGGGACGAGTTCGATCGTGTTCTCGAGGCCCTCGTCTTTCATGTTCGGCGCGGTGCCGTCTTCCATGTCGGGGACGAGCCAGTCGGGGGCCTGGAAGCCCTCAGCCTCGAGGCCCGAGCGGAGATATTTCGCCGAGTCGTCTTTTGGAACGGCGGCCGGTGCGGTCTGGAAGGTTCGGCAGAGTCGGATGTCGTCAGTCATGTCTGTGAATTCGTAGTTGTCTGCGTGCGATTATGATGTTCGATCGTGTTAGTTAGAACGCTTTTGGATTTCCGCCGTGCGTGTTCCCGAGTAGACAGGTTCGTCGTCTTGATTGAACGCGATGTGTTCGAAGGTGACGGTACCTGCCTGCTCGCTTGAGGCGTCGTCTTCGGCCGAGAGCACACGCGTAAAGGCGTAGACGGTGTCGCCCACGGCGACGAACGTGTGGAACGACTCGTCGTCGAAGCCGACCTCGCGCCAAGTCTGCTCGTCCGAGCGAGCGTGACCGAGTGCCGTCGAGCGGGTGACATCGCCGTAGGTGACGATGTCGCCCGACGGCGAGTCACTCATCACGTCGACGTTGTGGTGTTGTTTTGCCGTGTTGAGCGTCGACAGTGGGAGCTGGGCGACGGTGACGTCGTCCTGCGTCCGACCGCGTTCGTGGCGGTAAGCGACGGCCGCGTTCTCGCTGTCGGCTTCCTCGAGCGCCGCGACGAAGTCCTCGAAGTAGCCGCCGTCGGGCGTGATGAACACCTCGGGGAGGTCAGGTTTGTCGTCTTCCTCCTCGGCAGCGGCGGCACCACTCCCGTCAGTCGCGACAGGATCGCGACGCGGGATCATGTTCGTGCGCTCGTAGGAACACAGCACCTCACCGGTCTCGGCATCTTTCCCGCGGGTGCGCCACGAGACGATTCCGTACTCGGGTCGAGAACTCGAGGTCGCTGTGTTGACGACTTCGCTTTCGACGTGGAGTTCGGTGCCCGTATAGACCGGCGTACCGGGGAAGCGAACGTCGGTGCGACCGAGGAAGTAACCACCCTTCTCACTGAGGTCTTCGACGGTGATGCCCAGCGTCGCGGCGGTCAGATAGTCGGGGTGAACTGGCGGCTCCTCGAAGCCCCGGGCCTCGGCGGCGTCGCTGCGCCAGTAGGCGGGATCGTGGTTGAGCGTCTGGCCCATCCACTGTTCGTTGCCGAACTGGGTAAGCGTGAGGCCGGGGTCGTGCTCGATGACATCGCCTTCTTCGAAGTCCTCGAAGCAGTTGCCCTTCTCTTTGGTTTCGACGTGCTCGAGTGCCTGTGCGAACGTGTCGGGATCGGTCCAATCAGTCATCTGCAGTCACCTCGTCAGTCTGTTGTGGCTGGTTGCGTGCTCGTCGCGCGATCGTCCGTCGCATCTCGTTTTCGACGATCATGTAGCCCTCGTCGAAGCCCATTCCGGGCTTTGCGAGCACCTGCGCGGCGTTCGTCGCGAGCGCGACGTGGGCGCAGGCGCGTGCGGAGGTTTCCGTTTCGTTGCAGGTGCCACCGAGATACGCGCGAGTATCGGTCCCCTCACAGTAGCGGACCGCCTGACCACTGCGGTGGATGCCGCCCAAGTCGGGCGTCTTGACCTGCACGAGGTCGGCCGCGCCGGCGTCGACGAACGCCTGCACATCCTCGAAGGTGTTACACCACTCGTCGGCGACGATGTCGACGTCGACGCCGGCGTCGTCGAGTCCCTCGCGCAGTTCGACCATCGCCGAAATCTGGTCGGCACGGTTGCCGACGTCCATTGGTCCCTCGATCTGGATCGGATAGGGTGCGGCTGCCTCCTCGAGCGCCGCGAAGTAGTCGACCACGTCGTCGCGGTCGTACGGCGCGCCGAAGATCTCGCCGATCATTCCGTAGACGTCGATGTGGAATCGAGGCTCGTAATCGTCGGGACCGAGTTCTTGGGAGCGCTCGACGAGCCACTCGACGTACTCGAGGAGCGTTTCGCCGTCTTCGCCGATCTTCTCGACGCTGTTGATCAGCGCGTGGGGGAGGACGGGAACGCCCTTGATGAACATCTTCTCGGTGTTGGTGTAGCGGTCGTCGCCGGACTGGCCGAAGACGGGCACCGGCTCCGTCGCTGGCTCCGTGCCGAGTGCGTCGGCCATGACGTCTGTGCGCGTCGTGTTTTCGGCTTCGGCCGCGGCGGCGAGCAGTGCCTGTGAGACGCCGTACCGGATCGCCGTGTGTAGGCGGTCGCCGTCGACTTCCATCTCCTCGAGCAGTTCGGCGTTGTCGAGGAAGTCGGTCGCGTCGTGGCCGACGAGTTCGTCGGCGACGGGGCCCCCGATCACGGGGGCGTACTCCTCGGCTTTGAACAGCGGGTCGCGCCCGCCGGCACCGGAATACTGGACGGCGGCGCAGTCGCCGCGGACGACGGAGCCATCCTCGAGTTCGATGTCGACGATAATCGATTCGCCAGCCTGGCGAATCTCGTCGAAGCCGTCGGTGACGGGCTCGCCCTCGTAGGTGAAGCCGTCGTGTTCGGCACCTTGCTTGATCGCGCGCTGGTCGTCGAAGAAGAACCCGGAGTAGCCGGGCGTCGCGTATAGTCCTGTAATCTTCATAGTTTCACGTCACCCTGTGGGCGACCGATGAGTTTGCCGTCGCTGATCGCGTCGACGTCGTCTGCAACCATCCGGAACGACTGTTTGCGACCCTCGGTGTCGGCCCGCTGGGACAGTCGCGCCTTGTGAATTTCTTTGATATCGTCGTCCATCGCGAGGTCGGCCCACTCGAAAATGCGGACGCGACCGTCGTCGTCTCGAGCCGGGAGCACCGCCCCTTTCGCACTGTCGCTGGGGGCAAAGGGAACGTCGAGAGCGCCGGAGTCGAAGGCCTTGAGCGTCCCCTGCACGACGTCGCCGTCGCCGTGCTCGAAGATGGAGTCCATCAGACACCGCGTCTCGCGCTCGATGAGGTCCTGTTCTTCTGCGATACCATCGATGTCGATCTTCTGCTCGATGGCCATGTCGATGACCTGACGCGTGGTGCGCAGACCGGCGGAGTTGGCCTCCTTCGTCGGGACGCCCTGGAACTCCTGTGGGGACTTGGTGATAACCTTGTCCGGCTGGGCGATGGCGGCGGTCATGCCACCGAAGCTGATGACGCCGTTGGCGCGGGCCTCATCCGGCGGGAAGCCGCCCATCCACTCGTGGAAGACCGTCGTAACGACGACCTCGTCCGGCAGATATTCGTTGCCCAGCTTTTTGAGGGCGTTCAGGGCGGCGACGTCTTGGACGACGTTGCCGACCTGTCCGTAGCCGAGCGTGATCGAGCGCACGCCCTGCGTTGCGGCGAGCTTGCCTTCGACCAGCATGATCGCGATCGCGATCGACGGCGGGACGAGCGTCCCGGTCAGCGGCCCGAACGGTTCACGGTTGATCCGCACACCGCGTTCGGTATAAGCGCCCGCCAGTCGGTCGACAAACTGCCAGCGCTCGATCGTTTCCTCGAGCCCGTGGCGTTTCGTATACGGTATGTTGTAGGAGATCGGGCCGCCTTCGAAACTCTGGAAGCCACCCGCGAAGGTGATCGCCGCCAGCAGCCGGGCGTCCGGCGTGCCGTGGCGGACTTCGATCGGCGCGTCGATTGCGTCGATCAGTTTCCGACAGCCGTCGACGCCGTGGTTGACCGCCGGGAAGCCGTTCAGGGTGTCGTCGCCCGTCTCGCGGGCTTTCTCGAGTCCCTGTTGGGCTTTCTCGTACTCGTTGTCTCGCGTGTACGAGTCGATCGTGGTCGGGAGGAGATCCGCCTGCCCTTCTTTGTGGAGATATTCGAGGAGTTCGATCTGGTCGTCGAGCCGGGGAACACCGGCTCGTGGCTGCAAGAGCGGCTTGTCGGCCGACTCGAGGACGTCCGCGAATCGCTTGTGATCCGGCAGCGATTCGTGGTAGGCAATGGCGTCCTCGAAGTCGACGTCGGCGCCGGTGTGCCAGTCGGACCGAATCTCTTCGTCGATACGCCGTAGCTCGTCGGAGGGAATACGTTCGTCTCGTATCATCTAGGAACTGATAGTGGCGCGTTCCGACTCAGTCGGTGTAATCTGCAGGTCCTGGCGAAGCGCTTCGATCGCGTCTTCGGCATCGGTCTCGGAGTCGAAAACCCGGTCGAAGCCGAGCTCCCGGAACGTCTTTCGAGTCTGCTCGAAATCGTCCTGCCCGACGGCGAGGTTGCCACCGATGTAGGTGACTGCGTCGACGCCTGCATCCTCCAAGACCTGATGGAATCCCTGACAGTCCTGCTCGGCGTGGCCGTAGAGCGAGGAGACCAAGACGGCCTCGGCGTCGTGGTCTACAGCTGCCTCGGCGAACTCCTGCTGGGAGGTTTGGACACCGAGGTTGACAACGTCAAAGCCTGCTGCACTGAAGGCCTGCTCTAGGATTGTGATTCCAACGACGTGGGCATCGGAGCCGATCACGCCGAGGACGACCGTTTGGGACATCGTATGCAAAACCATGAGGAACACCCCTATAAACTTAATGATCTTCCATGATAATACTCCTTAAATCTCCTAACACCGTCTCAATGGGACAGTCTAACAAAGTACATGATCGATGGTAAGGGTTTAGGTCTTGGTATCGAAACTGCTCGTACATGGGAGCGCTTTCGAACCTCCGTGTGCTCGATCTGACCCAGGTGCTTGCTGGGCCG belongs to Natronorubrum aibiense and includes:
- a CDS encoding Mrp/NBP35 family ATP-binding protein, with product MDETAVRDRLRSVDDPELGDDIVSLGLVNDITVDGDEVAIDLALGAPYSPTESSIAAEIRELLIEDGLEPELSASIPDRDDLASEEQVLPNVKNVIAVSSGKGGVGKSTVAVNLAAGLSQLGARVGLFDADVYGPNVPRMVDADEPPMATEDETLVPPEKYGVKLMSMAFLTGKDDPVIWRGPMVHKVITQLTEDVEWGHLDYLIVDLPPGTGDTQLTMLQTMPVTGAVIVTTPQDVALDDARKGLEMFAEHDTIVLGIAENMSTFACPDCGGEHDIFDSGGGKTFADEHEMPFLGSIPLDPIVREGGDGGEPTVLRDDNDTADAFRTLTQNVANNTGIVHRRNVSQTRRNEAVSSDR
- a CDS encoding uracil-DNA glycosylase; amino-acid sequence: MDEACRNCPALCETRTQVVHGYGDVGADFLFVGERPTESADEVGVPFAAALGSETAADRDESGTTLRRLLERLGLCDSTSPIDQPVLENAYLTNLTRCRDPDRKPTDEEIGNCEPFLNAEIRSINPHILIPVGERALAELGDEYTTTPAEELSLPADHGRRIRGRGFELVPMIDPREQSTEQTQAWLEAFVELMASDYRQTKGQRDR
- the citE gene encoding L-malyl-CoA/beta-methylmalyl-CoA lyase → MTDDIRLCRTFQTAPAAVPKDDSAKYLRSGLEAEGFQAPDWLVPDMEDGTAPNMKDEGLENTIELVPEYDFAGEIWPRVEWSYEDESFRNRGREQIDQLVGEIGDEIDGVVVPKVGRIDDVKRAAEAVAEAEAEHGYADGSIKLSIIIETGRARSDLHEISKFGEESRLTALVFGPVDYAAELGARDLGDGRPRWDALLEELSNEASAGDLLSIGGPFDDLFKERAGLTYYNADAYADQVEHEAHLGLDGSWSLYPKQTIQANTIHMPTAEELERDVSKIERFNEAKAEGTGAVTLDGQMVDEATFKVFRNTILQVRAIDDTRPEQTEEYYDADLLERARTLELSYQ
- the mch gene encoding 2-methylfumaryl-CoA hydratase; amino-acid sequence: MTDWTDPDTFAQALEHVETKEKGNCFEDFEEGDVIEHDPGLTLTQFGNEQWMGQTLNHDPAYWRSDAAEARGFEEPPVHPDYLTAATLGITVEDLSEKGGYFLGRTDVRFPGTPVYTGTELHVESEVVNTATSSSRPEYGIVSWRTRGKDAETGEVLCSYERTNMIPRRDPVATDGSGAAAAEEEDDKPDLPEVFITPDGGYFEDFVAALEEADSENAAVAYRHERGRTQDDVTVAQLPLSTLNTAKQHHNVDVMSDSPSGDIVTYGDVTRSTALGHARSDEQTWREVGFDDESFHTFVAVGDTVYAFTRVLSAEDDASSEQAGTVTFEHIAFNQDDEPVYSGTRTAEIQKRSN
- a CDS encoding methylaspartate ammonia-lyase, with the protein product MKITGLYATPGYSGFFFDDQRAIKQGAEHDGFTYEGEPVTDGFDEIRQAGESIIVDIELEDGSVVRGDCAAVQYSGAGGRDPLFKAEEYAPVIGGPVADELVGHDATDFLDNAELLEEMEVDGDRLHTAIRYGVSQALLAAAAEAENTTRTDVMADALGTEPATEPVPVFGQSGDDRYTNTEKMFIKGVPVLPHALINSVEKIGEDGETLLEYVEWLVERSQELGPDDYEPRFHIDVYGMIGEIFGAPYDRDDVVDYFAALEEAAAPYPIQIEGPMDVGNRADQISAMVELREGLDDAGVDVDIVADEWCNTFEDVQAFVDAGAADLVQVKTPDLGGIHRSGQAVRYCEGTDTRAYLGGTCNETETSARACAHVALATNAAQVLAKPGMGFDEGYMIVENEMRRTIARRARNQPQQTDEVTADD
- a CDS encoding methylaspartate mutase subunit E, whose amino-acid sequence is MIRDERIPSDELRRIDEEIRSDWHTGADVDFEDAIAYHESLPDHKRFADVLESADKPLLQPRAGVPRLDDQIELLEYLHKEGQADLLPTTIDSYTRDNEYEKAQQGLEKARETGDDTLNGFPAVNHGVDGCRKLIDAIDAPIEVRHGTPDARLLAAITFAGGFQSFEGGPISYNIPYTKRHGLEETIERWQFVDRLAGAYTERGVRINREPFGPLTGTLVPPSIAIAIMLVEGKLAATQGVRSITLGYGQVGNVVQDVAALNALKKLGNEYLPDEVVVTTVFHEWMGGFPPDEARANGVISFGGMTAAIAQPDKVITKSPQEFQGVPTKEANSAGLRTTRQVIDMAIEQKIDIDGIAEEQDLIERETRCLMDSIFEHGDGDVVQGTLKAFDSGALDVPFAPSDSAKGAVLPARDDDGRVRIFEWADLAMDDDIKEIHKARLSQRADTEGRKQSFRMVADDVDAISDGKLIGRPQGDVKL
- the glmS gene encoding methylaspartate mutase subunit S, which produces MVLHTMSQTVVLGVIGSDAHVVGITILEQAFSAAGFDVVNLGVQTSQQEFAEAAVDHDAEAVLVSSLYGHAEQDCQGFHQVLEDAGVDAVTYIGGNLAVGQDDFEQTRKTFRELGFDRVFDSETDAEDAIEALRQDLQITPTESERATISS